One window of the Procambarus clarkii isolate CNS0578487 chromosome 89, FALCON_Pclarkii_2.0, whole genome shotgun sequence genome contains the following:
- the LOC138359192 gene encoding buccalin-like, producing MSLEAWGADGSRWPGAQMAAGGLGRRWQPVAWGADGSRRPGAQMAAGGLGRRWQQAAWGADGSGWPGAQMAAGGLGRRWQQVAWGADGSRRLGAQMAAGGLGRRWQRVAWAQMAAGGLGRRWQQVAWGADGSRWPGAQMTAGGLGRRWQQVAWGADGSRWPGAQMAAGGLGRRWQQAAWCCHDPAGR from the coding sequence ATGTCATTAGAGGCCTGGGGCGCAGATGGCAGCAGGTGGCCTGGGGCGCAGATGGCAGCAGGTGGCCTGGGGCGCAGATGGCAGCCGGTGGCCTGGGGCGCAGATGGCAGCCGGCGGCCTGGGGCGCAGATGGCAGCCGGTGGCCTGGGGCGCAGATGGCAGCAGGCGGCTTGGGGCGCAGATGGCAGCGGGTGGCCTGGGGCGCAGATGGCAGCCGGTGGCCTGGGGCGCAGATGGCAGCAGGTGGCCTGGGGCGCAGATGGCAGCAGGCGGCTTGGGGCGCAGATGGCAGCAGGTGGCCTGGGGCGCAGATGGCAGCGGGTGGCCTGGGCGCAGATGGCAGCAGGTGGCCTGGGGCGCAGATGGCAGCAGGTGGCTTGGGGCGCAGATGGCAGCAGGTGGCCTGGGGCGCAGATGACAGCAGGCGGCCTGGGGCGCAGATGGCAGCAGGTGGCTTGGGGCGCAGATGGCAGCAGGTGGCCTGGGGCGCAGATGGCAGCAGGTGGCCTGGGGCGCAGATGGCAGCAGGCGGCCTGGTGCTGCCACGACCCAGCTGGGCGTTAG